In Halanaeroarchaeum sp. HSR-CO, one DNA window encodes the following:
- a CDS encoding cation:proton antiporter, with protein MVAAAGLDVVALLSVIALAWLFGTMAERVGYPAMMGEILAGIIFGPPLLGLVETTAVLDILAELGVFLLMVYVGMEIDLHDLFELGPQALMIAIGGFVVPFGLGYLGGVSLGAGFAESLFIGIALAATSLATKSRILVDLDVLDTRIAGVLLGGALLSDVGILVVFAGVTGFIETGDVTAWGIAAVLARAIAFFAVALVFGDRILPVVWEYLEAMMNRYGFIDKTSAFTVALLVSLLFAHLAALADLHIIIGGFVAGMFLRQAQLDEEIYNHMYTVIYDLAIGFFAPIFFVVVGFELTLSVFTQELGLLVLMLVLAFVGKIAGSWLFALPTKLSSREGLVIGFGMNGRGTVEIIIVSIGLSMGVISQELFSVLVFVAIFTTALVPATMKIGIDWLERSGELVYLDTPGSEETD; from the coding sequence ATGGTAGCCGCGGCGGGGCTGGACGTCGTCGCGCTGCTGTCCGTCATCGCACTGGCCTGGCTATTCGGCACCATGGCAGAACGCGTAGGCTATCCGGCGATGATGGGAGAGATACTGGCCGGCATCATCTTCGGCCCCCCGTTGCTTGGTCTCGTCGAGACGACCGCCGTCCTGGACATCCTCGCCGAGCTCGGGGTGTTCCTCCTGATGGTCTACGTCGGAATGGAGATAGACCTGCACGACCTCTTCGAACTGGGTCCACAGGCATTGATGATCGCCATCGGTGGCTTCGTCGTTCCGTTCGGGCTCGGGTACCTCGGTGGTGTGTCCCTCGGCGCGGGGTTCGCGGAATCGCTGTTCATCGGTATCGCGCTCGCCGCAACGTCGCTCGCCACGAAATCACGCATCCTCGTGGATCTCGACGTGCTCGACACCCGCATTGCCGGCGTGTTGCTCGGCGGCGCCCTGCTCTCCGACGTCGGCATCCTGGTCGTCTTCGCAGGAGTGACGGGCTTCATCGAGACCGGAGACGTCACGGCCTGGGGGATCGCCGCGGTCCTCGCACGCGCTATCGCCTTCTTCGCCGTGGCACTCGTCTTCGGTGATCGCATTCTGCCGGTGGTCTGGGAGTATCTCGAGGCGATGATGAATCGGTACGGATTCATCGACAAGACGTCGGCGTTCACGGTCGCACTCCTCGTCTCGTTGTTATTCGCCCACCTGGCCGCGCTGGCGGATCTCCACATCATCATCGGCGGATTCGTCGCGGGGATGTTCCTCCGGCAGGCCCAACTCGACGAGGAGATCTACAACCACATGTACACCGTCATCTACGACCTCGCGATCGGGTTCTTCGCCCCCATATTCTTCGTCGTCGTCGGCTTCGAACTCACGTTGAGCGTCTTCACCCAGGAACTGGGCCTTCTCGTCCTGATGCTCGTCCTCGCCTTCGTGGGGAAGATCGCCGGTAGCTGGCTGTTCGCATTACCCACGAAACTGAGCAGCCGGGAGGGACTCGTCATCGGATTCGGCATGAACGGCCGCGGCACGGTCGAGATCATCATCGTCTCTATCGGGCTCTCGATGGGCGTTATCTCGCAAGAACTGTTCTCCGTGCTGGTCTTCGTGGCGATATTCACGACGGCGCTCGTCCCCGCAACGATGAAGATCGGGATCGATTGGCTCGAACGATCGGGAGAACTCGTCTACCTCGATACGCCGGGGAGTGAGGAGACCGACTGA
- a CDS encoding zinc ribbon domain-containing protein: protein MAQMWVYALIAIAIGHLLATVGVYYWLGRGAERTDEADGIASSRTPRETSDPEPAREYGDDVVVCPNCNTTNDPGYRYCRQCVSPIDVGGRPRGTADGPDLPFTR, encoded by the coding sequence ATGGCCCAGATGTGGGTCTACGCACTGATCGCGATCGCCATCGGACACCTCCTCGCCACGGTCGGGGTGTACTACTGGCTCGGTCGGGGCGCCGAACGGACCGACGAGGCTGATGGAATAGCGTCGTCACGAACGCCTCGTGAAACGAGCGATCCGGAGCCAGCACGGGAGTACGGAGACGACGTCGTCGTCTGTCCGAACTGCAATACGACGAACGATCCGGGCTATCGGTACTGCCGGCAATGCGTCTCGCCGATCGACGTCGGCGGGCGGCCACGAGGCACCGCCGACGGCCCCGATTTGCCGTTCACGCGGTGA
- a CDS encoding ester cyclase gives MPAKTDIEQLRAREERMVAEVWNEGDMDVLEELTHEDYVGHWFSMEGGDTDRDGLRMFIEETRKGFSDFHMDIEFMVAEDDMITVGFTTTGTHDGEFMGIPPTDVNPGETPGIMVHRVEDGKVVEGWATWDALGMMQSLGLVPEQFRITDFLETGVTMARQGIMRRTADDD, from the coding sequence ATGCCAGCAAAGACAGACATCGAGCAGTTGCGGGCACGAGAAGAACGGATGGTAGCGGAGGTCTGGAACGAGGGGGACATGGACGTTCTCGAGGAGTTGACCCACGAGGACTACGTCGGCCACTGGTTCTCGATGGAGGGTGGCGATACAGACCGTGACGGACTCCGGATGTTCATCGAGGAGACCCGGAAGGGGTTCTCGGATTTCCACATGGATATCGAATTCATGGTGGCAGAAGACGACATGATCACGGTCGGGTTCACGACGACCGGGACCCACGACGGTGAATTCATGGGCATCCCGCCGACGGACGTGAATCCCGGTGAAACGCCGGGGATCATGGTCCACCGCGTCGAGGACGGCAAGGTGGTCGAAGGCTGGGCTACCTGGGATGCGCTCGGGATGATGCAGTCACTCGGATTGGTGCCAGAGCAGTTCCGCATCACCGATTTCCTCGAGACAGGTGTGACCATGGCGCGGCAGGGCATCATGCGGCGGACCGCAGACGACGACTGA
- a CDS encoding transcription initiation factor IIB family protein translates to MYRAGDEVDQQEWLAELQAVADRLDLDSPARSTAQDLFLSRLPKEERSKQAALAASLYAGSLIAGDQRTQTSVADAAGVSRLVIQRRWKELLTEAGLEPPDW, encoded by the coding sequence ATGTACCGGGCGGGCGACGAGGTGGACCAGCAGGAATGGCTGGCCGAGTTGCAAGCGGTCGCGGACCGACTGGACCTCGATTCGCCCGCCCGGTCGACCGCACAGGACCTCTTTCTCTCACGCCTCCCGAAGGAGGAGCGCTCGAAGCAGGCCGCGCTGGCGGCGAGTCTCTACGCGGGGTCGCTGATCGCGGGCGACCAGCGAACCCAGACGTCGGTCGCCGACGCGGCGGGGGTGTCGCGACTCGTGATACAGCGCCGCTGGAAGGAATTACTGACCGAAGCGGGTCTAGAACCGCCAGACTGGTAA
- a CDS encoding phosphopantetheine adenylyltransferase — protein sequence MNVALGGTFDPIHDGHRKLFERAFELGDVTVGLTSDELAPKTRHEERYVRPYEERYDDLVSELEPLAEQYDRDFEVRTLTEPTGIATEAQYDALVVSPETRPGGERINEIRAERGYDPLDLVVVDHVLAEDGDIISSTRIVNGEIDEHGNLTPDREGRKRSRA from the coding sequence ATGAACGTCGCCCTGGGCGGGACGTTCGACCCGATCCACGACGGACACCGGAAGTTGTTCGAACGGGCGTTCGAACTCGGTGACGTTACCGTCGGACTCACGAGTGACGAACTCGCACCGAAGACCCGCCACGAGGAACGCTACGTCCGCCCGTACGAGGAGCGATACGATGATCTCGTCTCGGAACTCGAACCGCTCGCAGAGCAGTACGACCGGGACTTCGAGGTCCGGACGCTCACGGAACCAACGGGCATCGCGACGGAGGCGCAGTACGACGCCCTGGTCGTCTCCCCGGAGACCCGCCCCGGCGGCGAACGGATCAACGAGATACGAGCTGAACGCGGGTACGATCCGCTCGACCTCGTCGTCGTCGACCACGTTCTCGCAGAGGACGGCGACATCATCTCGAGTACGCGCATCGTCAACGGAGAGATCGACGAACACGGCAACCTCACGCCTGACCGCGAGGGCCGGAAGCGCTCTAGAGCCTGA
- a CDS encoding winged helix-turn-helix domain-containing protein, translated as MSDDNPTDTDTDADEGVEIPVDTGSEDEMGGESEPAGGARERLEEEADRARSEFDSRVVDILSWVLETETRARIYVQLRKLPWSTSEEVAEGTGLYPSTVREALAALHEEGVVDRQKRQSEGAGNNPYEYMAIPPSDLVGNVVGRVQDELNTLFNLDSHLDETEPESRPVSIEVTAEGEEPSDDGADEENPNP; from the coding sequence ATGTCCGACGATAATCCTACAGACACCGACACGGACGCAGACGAGGGCGTTGAGATTCCCGTAGACACTGGTAGCGAGGATGAAATGGGTGGTGAGAGCGAACCCGCAGGTGGTGCGCGCGAACGACTCGAGGAGGAGGCCGACCGTGCGCGCTCGGAGTTCGATAGCCGGGTCGTCGACATCCTGTCCTGGGTTCTCGAGACGGAGACTCGCGCCCGTATTTACGTCCAGTTGCGTAAACTCCCCTGGAGTACCAGCGAGGAAGTCGCCGAGGGAACCGGTCTGTACCCGAGCACGGTCCGGGAAGCGCTGGCCGCACTCCACGAGGAGGGCGTGGTCGACCGGCAGAAGCGCCAGAGCGAGGGTGCCGGAAACAATCCGTACGAGTACATGGCTATTCCCCCCAGCGACCTCGTCGGAAACGTGGTCGGTCGGGTGCAGGACGAACTGAACACCCTGTTCAACCTCGATTCCCATCTCGACGAGACAGAACCCGAATCCCGCCCGGTCTCCATCGAGGTCACCGCCGAAGGCGAAGAGCCATCTGACGACGGCGCGGACGAGGAGAATCCCAACCCCTAA
- a CDS encoding glutamate--cysteine ligase, with translation MKMGSRAAFTEMGTVGVEEEFFVVDEDGHPVPGSDELVYERDPPSLLRDSIDHELFKFVIETQTPKLSDPGRAPDMIERCRDVLVEYAAESGYRIATAGLHPTADWRDHEHAEKPRYRSQLDRIQYPQHRNTTAGVHVHVGVDDPDKAMWVANETRWYLPLLLALAVNSPFWNGFDTGLASARAKLFEGLPNTGMPTAFDSYAEFDRFEKRMLEHGSIEDRGELWFDVRPHSGHGTVEVRVPDAQVRHDHVVAFVEYVHALVVDLAERYEDGESGTDVRREILDENKWRAIRNGHDASFIEADGSSTIALEAAVDRETDRLGVSALGDVLERESGAERQRRILQERGAGALRESIVL, from the coding sequence ATGAAAATGGGTTCGCGTGCTGCGTTCACTGAGATGGGCACGGTCGGCGTGGAAGAGGAGTTCTTCGTGGTGGACGAGGACGGACACCCGGTCCCCGGGTCGGACGAGCTAGTGTACGAGCGCGACCCGCCATCCCTCCTCCGGGACAGCATCGACCACGAGTTGTTCAAGTTCGTCATCGAGACCCAGACCCCAAAACTCTCCGACCCGGGGCGCGCCCCCGACATGATCGAACGCTGTCGCGATGTGCTGGTGGAGTACGCAGCCGAAAGCGGGTACCGGATCGCTACGGCAGGGCTACACCCTACTGCAGACTGGCGTGATCACGAACACGCCGAGAAACCTCGGTACCGCTCGCAACTCGACCGCATCCAGTACCCCCAACATCGGAACACGACGGCGGGCGTGCACGTCCACGTCGGCGTCGACGACCCGGACAAGGCGATGTGGGTAGCCAACGAGACGCGGTGGTACCTGCCCCTGCTCCTCGCACTCGCTGTGAACTCCCCGTTCTGGAACGGGTTCGATACCGGACTCGCGTCGGCGCGAGCGAAGCTATTCGAGGGGTTACCGAACACCGGGATGCCCACCGCGTTCGATAGCTACGCGGAATTCGACCGATTCGAGAAGCGGATGCTCGAACACGGCAGCATCGAGGACCGGGGTGAGTTGTGGTTCGACGTGCGACCGCATTCCGGACACGGCACCGTCGAGGTCAGGGTCCCCGACGCACAGGTTCGCCACGATCACGTCGTTGCCTTCGTCGAGTACGTCCACGCACTCGTTGTCGACCTGGCGGAGCGGTACGAGGACGGCGAGTCGGGAACCGACGTCCGTCGGGAGATTCTCGACGAGAACAAGTGGCGAGCGATACGGAACGGCCACGACGCGTCGTTCATCGAAGCGGATGGTTCGTCGACCATCGCCCTCGAAGCAGCGGTCGACCGAGAGACGGATCGGTTGGGCGTCTCTGCTCTCGGCGACGTTCTCGAGCGGGAGAGCGGCGCCGAGCGCCAACGTCGAATCCTCCAGGAGCGCGGAGCGGGCGCGCTACGGGAATCGATCGTCCTCTGA
- a CDS encoding fibrillarin-like rRNA/tRNA 2'-O-methyltransferase, giving the protein MTLPAGVERRTFDGTRGLATRGEPVYGEATADGWRHWDPHRSKLGAILEQGMETRVTDGDSVLYLGAANGTTVSHVADFAGPTYAVEFAPRPVRDLVAVARTRDRLFPLLKDARRPETYAHVVESGLDVIVQDVATRGQARVANVNRRFLADDGRLVIAIKARSEDVTRAPRAVFDDVLDTLADQYVVDATRRLEPFHDDHLAVVAHPR; this is encoded by the coding sequence ATGACGCTGCCAGCTGGCGTCGAGCGACGGACCTTCGACGGGACACGAGGTCTCGCAACGAGGGGAGAACCGGTGTACGGTGAGGCGACGGCGGACGGATGGCGTCACTGGGATCCACATCGATCGAAACTGGGCGCAATCCTCGAGCAGGGCATGGAGACGAGGGTAACGGACGGCGATTCCGTCCTCTACCTCGGGGCGGCCAACGGGACGACCGTGAGTCACGTGGCCGACTTCGCCGGCCCCACCTACGCCGTGGAGTTCGCGCCCCGTCCAGTGCGCGATCTGGTGGCTGTGGCCCGGACCCGCGACCGGCTCTTCCCACTTTTGAAAGACGCCCGTCGTCCCGAGACGTACGCACACGTCGTCGAGAGCGGCCTGGACGTCATCGTGCAGGACGTCGCAACCAGGGGACAGGCACGGGTCGCGAACGTGAACCGCCGCTTTCTCGCCGACGACGGCCGTCTCGTTATCGCGATAAAGGCCAGAAGCGAGGACGTCACCAGAGCGCCGCGAGCGGTCTTCGATGACGTCCTCGACACGCTCGCCGATCAGTACGTCGTCGACGCGACACGACGGCTGGAACCATTCCACGACGACCACCTGGCCGTCGTCGCCCATCCGAGATAG
- a CDS encoding NOP5/NOP56 family protein: MQSQGWFQDLDPDDVDGAVASIREGSASSPQEWPSEAVAAGFVPDESAYYDRLHEVTVEATRSQVAERERADDQQLIHAVRTIDDLAATTNELTERLTEWAGSYYGESASGAEYVAKIAGREPGDPVEARIVSLANRVTDLQDERETIDAFVRREAPAVCPNLSMLAGPVLATRLIALAGGLEQLAKKPSGTVQVLGAEDALFAHLRGHASSPKHGVIYTHEYVRGTTPEQRGSAARALAGKLAIAARIDHYSGDRRPGLQDELDERMARIRSRGGDE, translated from the coding sequence ATGCAATCGCAGGGCTGGTTCCAGGACCTGGACCCAGACGACGTCGACGGTGCCGTGGCCAGCATTCGCGAGGGGTCGGCGTCCTCGCCCCAGGAGTGGCCGTCGGAGGCCGTCGCAGCGGGGTTCGTTCCGGACGAGTCGGCCTACTACGACCGACTCCACGAGGTGACTGTCGAGGCGACCCGATCGCAGGTCGCGGAACGCGAACGGGCCGACGACCAACAACTCATCCACGCCGTCCGGACGATCGACGACCTGGCAGCGACGACCAACGAGTTGACGGAGCGACTTACCGAGTGGGCGGGCAGCTATTACGGGGAATCGGCGTCGGGGGCCGAGTACGTGGCGAAGATCGCCGGCCGCGAACCAGGGGATCCGGTGGAAGCGCGTATCGTCTCGCTGGCGAACCGCGTCACCGACCTCCAGGACGAACGCGAGACCATCGACGCGTTCGTCCGACGCGAAGCCCCTGCGGTCTGTCCGAACCTTTCGATGCTCGCCGGGCCGGTACTCGCCACACGACTGATCGCCCTCGCCGGCGGTCTCGAACAACTCGCGAAGAAACCGAGCGGGACCGTACAGGTTCTGGGCGCCGAGGACGCCCTGTTCGCTCACCTCAGGGGGCACGCGTCCTCTCCGAAACACGGCGTCATCTACACGCACGAGTACGTGCGTGGCACGACCCCGGAGCAGCGGGGGTCCGCAGCACGCGCGCTCGCCGGAAAGCTCGCCATCGCGGCCCGCATCGACCACTATTCGGGCGACCGCCGTCCCGGGTTGCAGGACGAACTCGACGAACGGATGGCCCGGATCCGGAGTCGGGGTGGGGACGAATGA
- a CDS encoding HVO_2753 family zinc finger protein: protein MSKTQQARRCVSCGINISGTNAATFKCPECGQQIYRCAKCRKQSNLYECPDCGFRGP, encoded by the coding sequence ATGAGCAAGACCCAGCAGGCGCGGCGGTGCGTCTCGTGCGGGATCAATATCTCCGGCACGAATGCGGCCACCTTCAAATGTCCCGAGTGTGGCCAGCAGATCTACCGCTGTGCGAAATGTCGCAAACAGAGCAACCTCTACGAATGCCCGGACTGCGGATTCAGGGGGCCCTGA
- a CDS encoding elongation factor 1-beta — translation MGKVAAVIKVMPDSPELDLDELRDRLETSLPEGAKINSVETEDVAFGLVALLPTVIVPDDAGGTEAVEEAFSTVDGVESVSVVEVGRI, via the coding sequence ATGGGCAAAGTCGCCGCCGTCATCAAGGTGATGCCGGACAGTCCCGAGCTGGACCTCGACGAACTCCGCGACCGACTGGAGACCTCCCTGCCCGAGGGCGCGAAGATCAACTCGGTCGAGACGGAGGACGTGGCCTTCGGCCTCGTCGCGTTGCTCCCCACGGTCATCGTTCCGGACGATGCCGGCGGCACCGAGGCCGTCGAAGAGGCGTTCAGCACCGTCGACGGTGTCGAGTCCGTCTCGGTCGTCGAAGTCGGCCGAATCTGA